Proteins from a genomic interval of Rhodococcus rhodochrous:
- a CDS encoding type II toxin-antitoxin system Rv0910 family toxin: MAKLEVSTDLPLDPHAAWEHASRLESFGEWLSIHDGWRSDLPDTLAEGTTLQSVVSVKGMRNRVTWTIVELDAPHHVVLKGTGKGGTKFSMRLAVAARGDGSTLSMKIDLGGAPLFGPIGSGVARALHGDLQSSLDTFARRYGGN; the protein is encoded by the coding sequence ATGGCGAAACTCGAAGTGTCCACCGACCTTCCGCTCGACCCGCACGCAGCGTGGGAACACGCCTCCCGCCTCGAATCGTTCGGGGAGTGGCTGAGCATCCACGACGGGTGGCGCAGCGACCTGCCGGACACCCTCGCCGAGGGCACCACCCTGCAGTCGGTGGTATCCGTCAAGGGCATGCGCAACCGCGTCACGTGGACCATCGTCGAACTGGACGCGCCGCACCACGTGGTGCTGAAGGGAACCGGCAAGGGCGGCACGAAGTTCTCGATGCGGCTCGCCGTCGCCGCCCGCGGGGACGGTTCGACGCTGTCGATGAAGATCGACCTCGGTGGTGCACCCCTGTTCGGTCCGATCGGGTCGGGGGTGGCGCGTGCCCTGCACGGCGACCTGCAGTCGTCGCTCGACACCTTCGCGCGCCGCTACGGCGGGAACTGA